Proteins encoded together in one Xenopus laevis strain J_2021 chromosome 6L, Xenopus_laevis_v10.1, whole genome shotgun sequence window:
- the LOC108718648 gene encoding oocyte zinc finger protein XlCOF6-like produces the protein MRLDADIEPRVFFPPGGERIRICSDILDSQLLRPSVVTLERIKSNPLDHHKTSGALQDTRHAKCAEMHAKTWTYGEKWRNPVVAGFRLGSYGKGKSHCLAEQQKIPKSYNQQKAAMNKNINRTLQLNSQKTIIFPLIQKSHKLSAQRTKRSVISSAQSTIKPFACTKCKRRFCSNKELFSHKRIHTGRPFVCAVCGKYFSDRIILQAHQRLHTGEKPFTCTQCHKSFLYKRNLHQHQQIHQKHKPYVCSTCGKQLKSKLTLNQHMKTHSNIKPFACSECSKSFRFKAHLHSHQRVHTGVKPYTCNECGRSFSQFGTFKAHCQIHTGEEPFACSECGKRFKLKKTLQLHLLCHTGEKPFSCSECGKSFRLKSNLQTHQRVHTGEKPFECIECGKCFRIKTNLESHRLTHTGIKSFECSECGRQFSRKYRLIQHQLIHTGEKPFECATCGQRFNRKFTLNKHQLVHTGEKPYVCTECGMGYKDKRNLVAHLRTHTGEAGIPCTECGKTFLSEKSLKNHMQTHTGLKSFACKECGKSFSRKAYFETHKLMHAGIKPFECTECGKQFLIKQLFKSHQLSHTGEKPFVCPECGQGYKSKQGLQNHLLCHTGEKPFACKECGQKFLLQRNLNRHKLVHSMEKPFVCSECGKQFSRKDGLQKHQLTHTGEKPHVCTECGISFRSRHQLRIHLRTHTGETPFKCEDCGRVFSTSRNLQIHKVTHTGEKPFTCEKCGKSFTQKANLNTHQLTHTGEKNFKCKECGKCFSRKDSLRIHQQSHTRKKL, from the exons ATGCGACTGGATGCAGATATTGAGCCCAGAGTCTTTTTCCCTCCGGGGGGAGAGCGGATACGGATCTGCAGTGACATTCTGGATTCCCAGTTGTTAC GTCCCTCAGTGGTCACATTGGAAAGGATAAAATCCAATCCATTGGATCATCACAAAACTAGTGGTGCTCTGCAGGACACACGACACGCAAAATGTGCTGAGATGCATGCCA aaacctgGACTTACGGTGAGAAGTGGAGGAACCCTGTTGTTGCTGGCTTTAGACTCGGTTCCTATGGAAAAGGAAAAAGCCATTGTTTGGCTGAACAACAAAAGATTCCGAAGAGCTACAACCAACAAAAAGCTGCaatgaacaaaaatataaatagaactTTACAATTAAACAGtcaaaaaactataattttccCATTAATTCAGAAGAGTCATAAACTGTCTGCACAAAGAACAAAGAGAAGTGTGATCTCTAGTGCCCAGAGCACCATCAAACCTTTTGCCTGTACAAAGTGTAAGAGACGATTCTGTAGCAACAAGGAACTTTTCTCCCACAAACGTATTCACACTGGGAGGCCATTTGTCTGTGCTGTTTGTGGGAAATACTTTTCAGACAGAATCATCCTCCAAGCGCACCAGCGGCTTcatacaggggagaaaccattcacctgcactCAGTGTCATAAAAGCTTTCTGTACAAAAGAAACCTTCATCAACATCAGCAAATCCATCAAAAGCACAAACCATATGTCTGTTCTACATGTGGGAAACAACTGAAGAGCAAACTCACTCTTAACCAACATATGAAAACTCACAGCAACATTAAACCTTTTGCCTGTTCTGAGTGCAGCAAATCCTTCCGATTCAAGGCCCATCTTCACAGCCACCAAAGAGTCCACACTGGAGTGAAACCATATACTTGTAATGAATGTGGAAGAAGTTTTTCTCAGTTTGGGACATTTAAGGCCCACTGTCAAATTCACACCGGTGAAGAACCATttgcttgttctgaatgtggaaaaAGATTTAAGTTAAAAAAGACTCTTCAATTGCACCTGTTGTGTCACACTGGGGAGAAGCCATTTTCCTGCTCAGAGTGTGGTAAATCATTTAGATTAAAGTCCAATCTTCAAACCCACCAACGTGTTCACACCggagagaaaccatttgagtGTATAGAGTGTGGCAAATGTTTCCGGATAAAGACTAATCTTGAGTCACATCGACTAACCCACACTgggattaaatcatttgaatgcTCTGAGTGTGGGAGGCAATTCAGTCGCAAGTACAGACTAATTCAGCACCAGTTAATTCACACCGGGGAGAAGCCGTTTGAATGTGCCACTTGTGGTCAACGGTTTAATCGCAAATTTACCCTCAATAAGCACCAGTTAGtccacactggggagaaaccctATGTCTGTACTGAGTGTGGAATGGGCTACAAGGATAAGAGGAATCTGGTCGCTCATCTTCGGACTCACACAGGAGAAGCAGGTATTCCTTGTACTGAGTGTGGGAAAACCTTCCTATCGGAGAAAAGCCTTAAAAACCACATGCAGACACACACTGGGTTGAAGTCGTTTGCCTGTAAAGAGTGTGGGAAATCCTTCTCACGTAAGGCATATTTTGAGACTCACAAGCTAATGCATGCTGGGATAAAGCCCTTTGAATGTACTGAGTGTGGAAAACAGTTTCTGATAAAGCAGCTTTTCAAAAGTCACCAGTTAAGTCACACTGGAGAGAAGCCTTTTGTCTGTCCCGAGTGTGGGCAGGGGTACAAGAGCAAGCAAGGCCTCCAAAACCACCTTCTCtgtcacacaggagagaaaccatttgcATGTAAAGAGTGTGGTCAAAAATTCCTTTTGCAGAGGAACCTCAACAGACACAAGCTGGTACACAGCATGGAGAAACCATTTGTATGCTCTGAATGTGGAAAACAGTTCAGCCGCAAGGATGGACTCCAAAAGCACCAGCTaacccacacaggggagaagcCGCATGTCTGTACGGAGTGTGGGATAAGCTTTAGGTCTAGACATCAACTCAGAATTCATCTGCGTACTCACACTGGAGAGACCCCATTTAAATGTGAAGACTGCGGGAGAGTTTTCTCTACAAGTCGGAACCTCCAGATCCACAAAGTGACACACACTGGGGAAAAGCCATTTACCTGTGAGAAGTGCGGCAAGAGCTTCACACAGAAGGCGAATCTGAACACTCACCAGCTGACTCACACTGGGGAAAAGAACTTTAAGTGCAAAGAGTGTGGGAAATGCTTCTCACGTAAAGATTCCCTAAGGATTCATCAACAAAGTCACACCAGGAAGAAACTATGA